A stretch of the Lolium perenne isolate Kyuss_39 chromosome 3, Kyuss_2.0, whole genome shotgun sequence genome encodes the following:
- the LOC127343181 gene encoding V-type proton ATPase subunit E, with protein MNDSDVSKQILQMVRFIHQEAEEKAGEISVSAEEEFNIEKLQLVEAEKKKIRLEYERKEKQVDVRKKIEYSMQLNASRIKVLQAQDDLVNQMKEDAMKELLNISSNHHEYRKLLEGLVVQCLLRLKEPAVLLRCRKEDHHNVERVLDSAKSEYASKAEVHEPEILVDHSVYLPPSPSHHDDDKHGLFCHGGVVLASRDGKIVFENTVDARLEVVFRKKLPEIRKLLVAA; from the exons atgAACGACTCCGATGTCTCCAAGCAGATCCTGCAGATGGTGCGCTTCATCCACCAGGAGGCCGAGGAGAAGGCCGGCGAGATCTCCGTCTCCGCCGAGGAG GAATTTAACATCGAGAAGCTGCAACTTGTTGAGGCTGAGAAAAAGAAGATCAGGCTAGAATATGAGCGCAAAGAGAAGCAGGTTGATGTCCGGAAAAAAAT TGAGTACTCTATGCAGCTGAATGCTTCTCGCATCAAGGTGCTTCAGGCCCAGGATGACTTGGTTAACCAAATGAAAGAGGATGCAATGAAGGAGCTCCTGAATATCAGCAGCAACCACCATGAATACAGGAAGCTGTTGGAAGGACTAGTTGTTCAG TGCTTGCTTCGGTTGAAAGAGCCAGCTGTACTCCTCCGTTGCCGCAAAGAAGACCACCACAATGTAGAAAGAGTACTGGATTCAGCAAAGAGTGAGTATGCATCAAAGGCAGAGGTCCACGAGCCGGAGATACTAGTGGACCACAGTGTCTACCTGCCACCTTCTCCAAGCCATCATGATGATGATAAGCATGGCCTGTTTTG CCATGGAGGTGTTGTGTTGGCTTCTCGAGATGGAAAGATTGTATTTGAGAATACAGTGGATGCAAGGCTGGAAGTTGTCTTCCGCAAGAAATTGCCGGAG ATCCGGAAACTTCTTGTTGCGGCCTAA